The nucleotide window CTTCAAATTTCTTTTTGGCAAGACGTAAGTAAGAAGGAGAAAGTTATTGATTTTATAGACTTTGTTTTGTTGATGTGCTTATTGTTATACGTATTGCACTTCAGGATGAAAAACAGCACTATTTTACCTCTCAACTTTGGCAAAGATGTTGCATTTGGTCCACTTAGGATTGAAATGctggtttcttttatttaaacaGGTAGTGGAGTTTGCATGATGAATATCTCTTGGAGAGATGGGCAGCATCCTtcattcatccaattcatttCGTCCTTTCTTAGTGCAAATTCATACCGCCTCAACTTTCTTCCAATCACTCCTGTATCTTTCtgtattttgttgtttgctGCGCATGATATTAAGATTTGAATTTCTTAGGCTGATCTCTGGATTGTAGGATTTTATTTTCAACAATGGTGGATTGTCTGTAGCATTCATTTTTGTGACCAACTGGGATAGTGATATTGCACCCTCTGTGTTTAGCAGGTAACTAATATCTGCTATTTTGGGATGTTCTTTATCgctattgttttattgaatccAATTATACAGAGTTGAGAAACTGAAGAAGCAGTTTGGGCATTTTTACGTTGTCGTTTCTCTCCCAACGAAGGAGCAAAATGACTCTTTCAACCAGTCATATTTCAAGTGGGTTTTCAATCTTACAGCAATCATAAGTTTCCATCTTGACTGAATTGGTAGGCTCTTCAATGTTGGTATCTTGCTTCAGGTATGCTATGGAGCTCGGCTGTCCAACATTTGTTCCAGTTCTTGATCCAGAGATGGGATTCGAAAAGATTGTCAAGATAGCTCATGCTCGTGGGGGTAAAAGCATTGGccttaaatttcttttaaagaaGATTAATTTGAGTCATATTTACTGTGTAGTTTGTTTGATCAGTTTGTAAACGACAAGATGCTGTATCTAAGTTGAAGGATGAGGTATTTCAGTGATCTTCTTTCCTACTTGGTCATGTTTTCATGGTGACATGTCTAACCTAACGCTTTGTCTTTTAAGCGTGAACGAGCTGTGCAGGGGATGGACACGTTCCTTAAAGTGGTCACCTCTATACCTGGCATTGACAATCATGATGCCAATGCGGTAATACCTTCAACATTCCTTAATAATCAATGAGTTTATGcatttccttttaatttttcatctGATTATGAACATCAAGGAAGCTTTAAGTATCACGAACTTAGTTATTCTGTGCCCACATCTATTGGTTTGTTCCTGGTGACTTAACATATGCTAATCCTTGCTTTGTGAATCCTCAGAGAAATAAATGTTATACTACACAATAATATTCTTTCAAAGGTTTACCATATTGTACTTTGTAGTAATTTATTCTTCCTCTTGGCTGTATAATTGGCGCTAAATGTGTAAATCTATTCCTTCATGTTGAGCTTTGCAGCTTATTCAAGCTATTGGTTCTATTGAAGCAATTTCCAAAGCTCCGAAGGGTGTTATTTTGGAGAACACTGACCTTTCAATTGACAAAGCTGAAAGGATTGTAAGGTTTTTCAGGGATCCAGACTACTATCTTAGTTCGAAAATCAATTAATCACACAAAGTATGGAAGCGTACCTACCTGAGCTCGAGCTAACTGTCCAGGTATCTCTTGTATGCAATTTTCCTGAGAGTACCACACTTTGCTGGAGCCCGAAAGCAGGGAAGTGATATAAATACTGGAAGTAGTTTGCTTAATTCTGTGTGACCTTCAGATTAGATTACCGGGTTTTGTTTGTTCAGTAATCTACTTCTCTGAACTAAGCAAGCTCATAGTAGCTAAATTCAGCTGTTACTGCATTGCGAATGGACTATCTGCATGAAGTGTATCTCAACGTTCTCAataacaaattcaaattttatctGTAATGTCTTCTGATCAAGTGTCCTCCGAATCATACTAACTGGTACTGATTCTGCAGAAACAGGAACCCACAAAGCgcaagttatttaaaaaatagtggcATAAGATGTTTTCTACTGCTGGACTACTTTTCACTTCTCTATAAACACAAAAAATTTGTAGGGCTTTAAGGTAAATGCTGTATATATCTCGGGGAGCATTTTGCAGTAGTCAGTAGAATCCAACTCCAGAAGGGAAGCTGAAGCCATGCGCTGCTTATACTTCCATCCCGTCTCAACTCTCAGAAGCACTATAATTTCTCTTATCAGAAACTGCTCCAATATCGATTCATTGCAACAAATTCATGCCCAAATGATCCGAAGCGGCCTCATCAATGACATCTTCTTGGTGAGCCGGATTATGGCTTTTGTAACTTCTCCATCTCAATCCTATATGAGctatgctttttgtttttttgatgaaatatcCCACCCAAACCTCTTTATTTGGAACTGCATGATCCGAGGCTACACGCACTGCAATGCTTCTCAAGATGCACTCCTTGTTTATAAGCTAATGCTGTCCAGAGGTTTCACTCCTGATGATCACACTTACACTGCCCTCACCAGAGCCTGCATGCAAGTGAATGCTCTGCAGACTGCCAGAGCCATTCATGGGCAGGTTCTTAGATTCGGGTTTGAGTTGGACATGTATGTCATGTCTGGATTCATTAGCCTATATTCAAACTTTGGGGATATAGTGAATGCAAGGaagatttttgatgaaatgcctgagAAGGATGTTGTCTCGTGGACATCAGTGGTGTCTGGCTATGCACATTCTGGTCTTTGGGATGAGGCCTTTCATTTGCTTGATGAGATGAAATCAGCAGGCCTGAATCCAAATAACATTACAATCATAAGCCTGCTTTCTGCATGCAGACAGCCAGGGGATCTCAACAAAGGCGTTTGGATTCACAATTACATTACTGAAACTAACATGCCTTGTGACTTGGTTGTTGGTAATTCTCTTGTGAATATGTATGCAAAGTGTCGAAGCATGTCAAGTGCTGTCAAAGTTTATAAGGGTATGGCAGTGAAGGATACTGTGACTTGGAATGTGTTGATTGGGGGTTATGTTCAGAATGGACTCTGTGAAGAAGCCTTAACCATGTTTCATGACATGATGAACTCTGGTGCAGTGGTAGATGAGATAACAGTTGTAAGTGTGCTTTCTGCCACTGCTCAATTAGGTGACCTCCAGCAGGGAAGACTTCTTCATGCTTATATTGTGGAGCACCAGATTACTTGTGATATCTTTGTTTCAAATGCTTTGGTTAACATGTATGCCAAGTGCGGGGACCTAGAGAAAGCTGAAAAAATCTTTGGTCAAATGGAAAACAGGGATGTTTTCTCTTGGACAGCTATGATATCTGGGAATGTCGACCAGAACTGTTTCAAGGAAGCCTTGGTACTCTTTCAAGCAATGCTTCATTCAAATGTTGAACCAAATGAAGTTACCCTGGTTTGTGTATTATCTGCCTGCGCACAGCTTGGGGCATTGGATCATGGGAAGCAGATTCATTATTacattgaagaaaataaaattagacaAGATCGCTCCCTGGAGAATGCTTTGTTGGATATGTATGCTAAATGTGGTTACTTGGAGGCTGCATTTGATATATTTCATGCCATGCCTCAGAAAGACATTATTTCATGGAATGCAATGCTTGGTGGTCTTGCTGCTCATGGTTATGGAAAAGAAGCCATTGATCTCTTTAATGAGATGGAGAAGAATGGAGATGCTAAACCTGATCTTGTGACTCTTATAGCAGTTCTTTCAGCATGTAGCCATTCTGGCATGATTCTTGAAGGGTTAAGTTACTTCAATTCCATGACGAGCTCCTATGAGATTGTTCCAGACATGGAACATTATGGGTGCATGGTTGATCTCTTAGGTCGAGCAGGTCGAATAAAAGAAgcaattcattttattaaacaGATGCCTGCAAGTCCCAATTCTGTGATCTGGGGATCACTTCTCTCTGCATGCAGGGTACATCATAACATTGAACTTGGAGAGATAGTCACACAGCAAATCATCAAGTTTGCACCTAGTGATGAGGGAGCACATATCCTGATCTCTAACTTATATGCTGAAGCAGGTAGATGGGATGATGTGAAAAGAGTGAGAGCTCTGATGGGGAGCAAAGGTATTGGGAAGTCCCCTGGATGCAGTTCAATTGAATTGAATGGTGTCGTTCATGAGTTTTTTTGCAAGTGATGAGCTTCTTCATCGGAATAATCTCCATTCAGTTCTTGAGGGCCTCACTCTTCAAATGGGAGCAGAGCCTATAGGCTTTGGTATTGGTTTTTTCCTCTATATGCTTTTCCAATTTGATTTCTCGCTAATTCTTTAGAGACCAATTCACCAAGCCATTTTTTGATTTCACAGGAATATGCATTAAGAAGTATATTCATCTTTATAATGGATTTTGGATTTCTGTATGTTTTTAATACAGACGTCCTTTATACGTGACTCACCATTACTTCTCATACAACCttcaatttaattgtttttcactggtattaCTTTTCTTTGGATGATGAGTTTTGAGTTTGTGATTACTTTTCCATGCCACAGCTTAACCTGATTAAGAAGTGCCTGAGTATAGGAAACTACAAGCACGCTTTTGTTTGCAATTCTTCCTCAAGATACCATTATATACCTGAGCCCTGAGGAAGAACCCAGTTTCCGAGGAACTCTAATTTTGCCATGCTCTCTGTTCATGTTTATAAGAGAAAGAAGCAGGATGTTGTGAGTGTGGTTGAAGGTAAAAGCATATTTGCTTAAAAGCACTTTTATCTTATTTCATAGATTGCATGAATGATTAAAACTTGCTAAGTTTTAATATGCAGATTAATTGAAATTCCACTGTCACACATCTTCTAGTTGGATATAGTTTCTTTGTTATCCACTTCAACCTGAATGGGATCCGTTGCAAGGATATCACGGAATTCTCCATCACAGACCTTCAAGGACAAATACAATGCTCCGGGTATGTCAATCTGCATAGTCAAATAACATTTTTCTTTCCATAACGCGTCTGGAAGGTCTGTTGCTTTGAAACTTGTTCCATTGCTATTAAATATCTTCTAGAGATATAGTTGATTTATGGTTATTATTGAGAAATGAATCAAATGTCAAGACTTTTTCTGAATGAATATTAGGAATACCAAACAAACAGGgaatggaaaagaaaagaaatgtcAGTAGTCTTGAATTTTCCTGTTGATCATTGTTTAGTCGGCAGTCCACTTGCATACTTCTTGCATGAGAAAAGCAGGGATTAGCATGGATTTACACTGCACGTGAACGTTACGGGTCCCCTGATAACTCAATAGAGGGGCCATATCCACCGTCCATTGGATGGTAGGACAAATTTGGGACGCGTTTTCAACATGACATGCACCCAACTTTTAACTGGTCCCACTTCTAAGTCCTTAAACCATTGTATTAGGGTCAATATGAACCGTCTTTATTGACTTATGCTTATGTCTTAATTATTGACAGGCAAATATAGAAATTAGTCTAACTAGTGATCCATGAAATAAATCTAAAGGAGTATTTTATAAATGTGACCTTTACTCTAGTTGAGACTATATATATCTGCATAAAAGAGACTGGATCCTTTTgatactgttgagaattgagaGAGTTGTATCCCATTGTTCTTTCAACAACTGTTTGATTCTAATTTTGGTAGGCATTCATTGTTGTGGCAGTCTCATATTTTTAGTGTGAAATCATGTTCAACGGTTTGCTTATAGATATAGCCTAAGAATAAAATGAATTGCTCTGGATATTATCTTATAATTGCATTGAGACATGGTCTTTTTGCATTAGTATGAACTTTCAAAGTAATTTCATTTTGTCATGGAGTGGGCCTCGGATcaaataatttgttaaattcatGAGAATGACAGGTTAGTCAAAGCTTTATTCTTGAAGGAGACCCTAGATAATACACCCTTGATACCCCTGGTTGCTGTAGTTCTTAGCATCCAAGGTCTGCACTTAGTTTTGCTTGATGTTCCGTTCACGTACCTAATGATGAAGACGtttaacatatttaaaataaaatatataataattcaagCTAATCACCACAGAAACCTTGTCTACCAGGTCGCCATGCGTCTAGATCAATGAGGCACATAGGTCCTGGGTGATCACTCTTGACGGCCATTGGTGGGGACTGGGTGGTACCAAGTCATTCTCAATGtgcagaaaaaaaaactgatcAGATTCTGcacttaaattaattaattgagttttataaatataactcTGATTCAGACTCCACTTCCTTATCAAACTTAGCGTTTGTCAGGGTTTGCGTTGTATCTAAGTTTACAACAAACTTGAAGTTTTCATCTACTTGAGTTTCATCTGTCTGTCATCCTCAATATGATTGCACCTTTGAACTCAAAAAGATAAGATCAATTTAGTTcttaaagtaaaataattacaatcaaaATTGTGAACTGTATATGCTCATATTGAAcatgtttatgttttatttagtaTGAGAACTAAAATGAATACCAGGAAAGCCAAAATGACAATTTTCCCCTTCGGTTCAAATAGCCAAAGATGATAAACATTCTTCTCAGAAGACCATGATAGTGTACATCTAATGCATATACTCTTGGTATGAACTACTGCTACTCTCACTACTATTATAAGTATTAGAAACACTAGTACCATGTTCTACAGTTCTAACAGGCCCGTTGTTAATTTCAGCAGCTCGCCAGGCCGACGCGGCGACGAGCGGGCGGCCGTGCCAGCCGAGACTCAAGCACTCACCTTTCTCCTCAACACAATACCCTTCGCCGGAGAAGAGGCTGAGCAGCATCCTTGCCTGTTTTATTGCATTGGGCCCGAGATTAACAGCCCGAAACCCGGCCCGGCCCAATCTGGCCCTCCACTGTTCCAACGGCTCATGTCTCTCACTCCCTGCACAACACACTACGTCCCTTATCTCCCGCTTCAGATACTCCTCCGCCG belongs to Dioscorea cayenensis subsp. rotundata cultivar TDr96_F1 chromosome 17, TDr96_F1_v2_PseudoChromosome.rev07_lg8_w22 25.fasta, whole genome shotgun sequence and includes:
- the LOC120280225 gene encoding protein PARTING DANCERS homolog, with the protein product MVSLRENFGGRPREPSILSQSGSGVCMMNISWRDGQHPSFIQFISSFLSANSYRLNFLPITPDFIFNNGGLSVAFIFVTNWDSDIAPSVFSRVEKLKKQFGHFYVVVSLPTKEQNDSFNQSYFKYAMELGCPTFVPVLDPEMGFEKIVKIAHARGVCKRQDAVSKLKDERERAVQGMDTFLKVVTSIPGIDNHDANALIQAIGSIEAISKAPKGVILENTDLSIDKAERIVRFFRDPDYYLSSKIN
- the LOC120280216 gene encoding pentatricopeptide repeat-containing protein At1g15510, chloroplastic-like, with protein sequence MRCLYFHPVSTLRSTIISLIRNCSNIDSLQQIHAQMIRSGLINDIFLVSRIMAFVTSPSQSYMSYAFCFFDEISHPNLFIWNCMIRGYTHCNASQDALLVYKLMLSRGFTPDDHTYTALTRACMQVNALQTARAIHGQVLRFGFELDMYVMSGFISLYSNFGDIVNARKIFDEMPEKDVVSWTSVVSGYAHSGLWDEAFHLLDEMKSAGLNPNNITIISLLSACRQPGDLNKGVWIHNYITETNMPCDLVVGNSLVNMYAKCRSMSSAVKVYKGMAVKDTVTWNVLIGGYVQNGLCEEALTMFHDMMNSGAVVDEITVVSVLSATAQLGDLQQGRLLHAYIVEHQITCDIFVSNALVNMYAKCGDLEKAEKIFGQMENRDVFSWTAMISGNVDQNCFKEALVLFQAMLHSNVEPNEVTLVCVLSACAQLGALDHGKQIHYYIEENKIRQDRSLENALLDMYAKCGYLEAAFDIFHAMPQKDIISWNAMLGGLAAHGYGKEAIDLFNEMEKNGDAKPDLVTLIAVLSACSHSGMILEGLSYFNSMTSSYEIVPDMEHYGCMVDLLGRAGRIKEAIHFIKQMPASPNSVIWGSLLSACRVHHNIELGEIVTQQIIKFAPSDEGAHILISNLYAEAGRWDDVKRVRALMGSKGIGKSPGCSSIELNGVVHEFFCK